In one window of Nitrospirota bacterium DNA:
- a CDS encoding F0F1 ATP synthase subunit A, with protein MEESPLHPFELHEWIPISLFGLDISINKAVILMWIVVGVAAALLVIGGSARKMVPTKLQSLAELLVDFIRGIILDTMGKDGMKFFPLVATLFVFILFSNLLGLIPGSYTVTSQIIVTAVFAISVYALSVALGFMLHGIKFLGILVPPGTPGWLLPLMIPIELVSQLARPVSLAVRLFANMTAGHTILGVLFGLAIGGGLLIGWLPFAFTIAMNALEVGIAFIQAYIFTVLSCVYLGDAVTLHGHGDAHAH; from the coding sequence GTGGAAGAAAGTCCGCTCCATCCGTTTGAACTGCACGAGTGGATTCCGATCTCGCTCTTCGGCCTGGATATCTCCATCAACAAGGCCGTGATCCTGATGTGGATCGTGGTCGGCGTGGCGGCCGCGCTCCTGGTGATCGGGGGTTCGGCCCGCAAGATGGTGCCCACGAAGCTGCAAAGCCTGGCCGAGTTGCTGGTGGATTTCATCCGCGGGATCATCCTGGACACGATGGGCAAGGATGGGATGAAGTTCTTTCCGTTGGTGGCGACGCTCTTCGTCTTCATCCTCTTTTCCAACTTGTTGGGGCTGATTCCCGGTTCGTACACGGTGACCAGCCAGATCATCGTCACGGCCGTGTTCGCCATCTCGGTCTATGCGCTGAGCGTGGCGCTGGGGTTTATGCTGCACGGGATCAAGTTCCTGGGCATCCTGGTCCCGCCGGGCACGCCGGGGTGGCTGCTGCCGCTGATGATTCCGATCGAGCTGGTGAGCCAATTGGCCCGGCCCGTGTCGCTGGCCGTCCGGCTCTTCGCCAACATGACCGCCGGCCATACGATCTTGGGCGTGTTGTTCGGTTTGGCCATCGGCGGCGGGTTGCTGATCGGCTGGCTGCCCTTCGCCTTTACGATTGCAATGAATGCGCTGGAGGTCGGCATTGCCTTCATCCAAGCCTACATCTTTACGGTGTTGTCCTGCGTGTACTTGGGCGATGCGGTGACGTTGCATGGGCATGGCGATGCCCACGCGCACTAG
- a CDS encoding anthranilate synthase component I family protein, translated as MSKNGSPLKWPPCSCLWYNQAMIRPSRARFLMEERPEPLAVSLPLPDADAFELYRRLAVSGRLSFLLDSGKGGEEIARWSFMGSDPYLVLTGKGSGYTLCSRDRMTSHVGSPFTALADLMRASRMPRPEGLPPFFGGAVGYLSYDAVRQFERLPSLATDDLLAPDIQFAFVDLLAALDHQERTLHLIFAPPMERLLGEPREKLYREGCDRLAELEARLSVPARALDAPTPGACAIAPGQSQAEYMARVGQVQDYIRTGDIYQANLSHRFTIDLARNRSEAEQGTFLYRRLRQVNPSPFAGLLAFDDLCLVSSSPERLIRLQDRQVDTRPIAGTRPRGQSLAEDRRLAEELLTNQKERAEHLMLVDLERNDLGRVCRYGTVRADELMVVERYSHVSHIVSNVTGELREGLDGFDLIPAVFPGGTITGVPKIRCMEIIEELEPVRRGPYTGSLGYLSWSGDLDLNIIIRTLVLTKGRGYLQVGAGIVADSDPAREYEETLFKAEALFKALGADS; from the coding sequence ATGTCCAAGAACGGCAGCCCCCTTAAGTGGCCCCCCTGTAGCTGCTTGTGGTACAACCAAGCCATGATTCGCCCGTCCCGCGCGCGGTTTCTGATGGAGGAGCGGCCGGAGCCGCTGGCAGTGTCGCTGCCGCTGCCGGACGCCGATGCATTTGAACTGTATCGCCGCCTGGCTGTCTCCGGCCGGCTGTCGTTTCTGCTGGATAGCGGGAAGGGAGGCGAAGAGATCGCCCGTTGGTCGTTCATGGGCAGCGACCCCTATCTGGTCCTGACCGGCAAGGGATCCGGCTACACCCTCTGCTCGCGCGACCGGATGACCAGTCACGTGGGCAGTCCCTTCACGGCCCTGGCAGACCTCATGCGCGCCTCCCGCATGCCCAGGCCCGAAGGCCTGCCTCCGTTTTTCGGCGGCGCGGTCGGCTACCTGAGCTACGATGCAGTCCGGCAGTTCGAACGATTGCCCAGCCTGGCCACGGACGATCTTCTGGCTCCGGACATCCAATTTGCATTCGTGGACTTGCTCGCGGCCCTGGACCATCAGGAACGGACGCTCCACCTGATCTTCGCCCCTCCGATGGAACGCCTCCTGGGAGAGCCACGCGAAAAGCTCTACCGGGAGGGATGCGATCGCTTGGCTGAATTGGAGGCGCGGCTTTCCGTCCCCGCTCGCGCCCTCGACGCTCCGACGCCCGGTGCCTGCGCCATCGCCCCGGGCCAATCGCAGGCCGAGTACATGGCCCGCGTGGGACAAGTCCAGGACTACATCCGCACGGGGGACATCTACCAGGCCAACTTGTCGCATCGCTTTACGATCGATCTGGCCCGGAACCGGTCAGAAGCGGAGCAAGGCACCTTTCTCTATCGGCGGCTCCGGCAGGTGAATCCCTCCCCCTTCGCCGGACTCCTCGCGTTCGATGATCTCTGCCTGGTCAGTTCTTCGCCCGAGCGGCTGATCCGACTACAGGACCGACAGGTGGATACCCGCCCGATTGCCGGCACCAGGCCGCGCGGCCAGAGCCTAGCCGAGGACCGGCGGCTGGCGGAAGAGCTGCTGACCAACCAGAAAGAGCGGGCCGAGCATTTGATGCTCGTGGATTTGGAGCGCAATGACCTCGGACGTGTCTGCCGTTACGGCACGGTCCGGGCCGATGAGTTGATGGTCGTCGAGCGTTATTCCCACGTGAGCCACATCGTCTCCAACGTCACGGGCGAGTTGCGCGAGGGGCTGGACGGCTTCGACCTGATCCCGGCGGTATTTCCCGGCGGCACGATCACCGGAGTGCCCAAGATCCGCTGTATGGAGATTATCGAAGAACTGGAGCCGGTCCGGCGCGGGCCCTATACCGGTTCACTGGGGTATCTGAGCTGGTCCGGCGATCTGGATTTGAACATCATCATCCGGACGTTGGTATTGACCAAGGGGCGCGGCTACCTCCAGGTCGGCGCCGGCATCGTGGCGGATTCGGACCCGGCCCGCGAATATGAGGAAACGCTGTTCAAGGCCGAGGCGCTTTTCAAAGCCCTAGGAGCTGATAGCTGA